GCTCGCCGCCTACTTCGTGCCCGGCTTCTACGTCGCCGGTTTTTGGTCGGCATTCTTTGGCGCCATCGTGCTCAGTATCGTTAGCACTATTCTCAAGCGCATTTTCGATTGACAGCAATTCGGAGTCCTTCGACAGGCTCAGGACGAACTGAACAAGAGTGAAACAAAGAGAACGAATCCGTTCATGCTGAGCCCTTCGACTCCGCTCAGGACAGGCCTGTCGAAGCATGCATGCCCTTTCGCTTTCGTGCTAAAGCCCAGCGACAGCCTCCCGCCAATAGCTCTCGTCGAAAAAACGCTCGGGCGGCTCGCAGGGCGGTTTGTAAACGCCCATCTCCTTGCGCAGCTCGATGACCACGCTGATCGCCACCGGATTGATGCGCGCCCGCGGCACAACTTTGGAATAGGCAATCTCCGCTGCTTTGCGGTTGAGGCCTTCTTTTTCCATCGACAGATTCAACGTCTCTTCGCGATTCTCTCCCTTGAGCAGCCAATCGGTCGCCGCCGCCCAAGCGCGAATGAAGCGCACCACCAACTCGCGGTGCTCCTTCAGCCACGGCCGCAGCGTCCAGCCGCAGGTGAGCGGCCAACCGGGCACGTAGTTAATGGCATCAGCCAGCAAAATACCGCCGGCAGCGAGCGCTTTGTCCGACGCCGGCGGCGTCAGCATCGCCGCGACAACGCGTCTTTCGAGAAACGCCTGCAAGCGCACCGGCGAGCTGCCGATGATCTCGATCTGATACTGGTTATCGTCCATGCCGTGCGTGCGCAGGATTTTCTTGCGGATCAAATCGAGATTGGAATCGCCCGGATCTCCCGCCAGTAATTTGCCGCGCACCTTCTCAATCGAGTCGTAACCTGGTTGGCCAATGAGATAGGCGCTCAGCCCCTCCTCAGCTTGCATGAACAGCGTGTAATCGACGCCATCGGTGGTGGTGCGCGCAATCATGGTATCGGCACTGCTCAAGGTAAAATCCCACTTGCCCTCGGCCATGCCCTTGTTGTGATCCGGCGCATAGGTGGTCTCGTGAAACCGCACTTCAAGATTTTCTTTGGCAAAGAAACCCTTGTACTCCGCCACCAAATGCGGCGGTCGCCGGTTGTAACCAGTAGTGCTTAGAACATCCATCACCGCTCTCCTTCCGAGCCCTCTTACTACCGCCTCGCGCCCCAAGCCTCAAGCCTAATCGCTTGGCATGAGCCCCAAACGAATGTAAAAGTTTTCTCAGGCCATTACTCCAATACACCATCACTCCAACCCCAAAGGATTTCCATGACGCTCAAAGACAAAGTCGCAATCATCACCGGCGGCGGCCGCGGCATCGGCAAAGCCATCGCCGCGCACTACGCCCGCGAAGGCGCCACGCTGGCCCTATGCGCGCGCACTAGCGCGGAGCTAGATCAGACGGTTAAAGCATTGCGCGGGGCCAACACCGAAGTCGAAGGCTGGGTCTGCGACGTGTCGTTGGAAGAACCGGTGAAAGAATTCGTGGCTAATGCCCATAAGCGATTTGGCCGCATCGACGTGCTGGTGAACAACGCTGGCGTCATGACGCGCCCGGCGCCGATGATTGAGATGGACGTGAAGAAATTTGACTACACCATCGCAGTTAATGTGCGCGGGCCCTTTCTAATGACGCAGCAGGTGCTGCCGATCATGATCAAACAAAGAAGCGGCTCGATCATCAACGTGTCGTCGATGATCGGCCGCGGCGCCTACGCCAACTTTCTCGCTTACGCGACCTCAAAATGGGGCTTGGAAGGCTTCACACTAACGCTCGCCGCCGAAGCACGTTCAGCGAATATTCGCGTGAATTCGGTGGAACCAGGCTACGTCGCGACGAAACTTACCGGTTACAATGGCAGCAAACCCGAATCGGTGACCGACGTGTTCGTCTATCTCGCGTCCGATGAATCGAAAGGCGTGACCGGCAAGCAGCTAAGCTCGTCGGGCTGGAAGTCGCAGGTAAAGTAGATTCCTATGGCACCACGAAGACACGCAGTTCGGATTTTGATTCACTAAACTTCTTTTCATAACTTCGTGCACTTCGTGCCTTCGTGGTGAACTGTTTTTCAGATTGCACTTCACACTCGCTCGACACGATACGCCGTGCCGAACGCGCCAAAGTCATGGCTGGTCACGCCGTTTAGCACCGACCCGACGTATTGCTGCAAAGGTTCGACCACGGTCACTTTGACGATGGCGCTCTCATCGATTTTCACCAGGCCTGCGTGCACCACCGCCGCCGCCAGGAGGGAGTCACCGGTGTAGACATCCGTGCCCCACAGCGGCCCATCGTTGACGCCGGTGACGCGAAAGTAGAACGTTGCCCCGGTGCGGTCGCACAGATCGATCATGGTCGGCGGCGCCTCCGAGGCGAGCATGCCTTGATCGAGCAGGTGTTTGATCTGCTTGGGCGAAAAACGTCCTTGGCGATCGAAGTGAGCGACTAGTTCTTGGACTACTTTCATTGGTTCTCCTTGCTTTGACTACAAAGCTGTTACTCCAGCGCAATCACCTGTCCATAGGGCGGGCGAAACGCACCCGAGCTAAGCGGCAGCAGCCACACAACCTGATAGGGCAACGGCTCGGCTGGAAATTCGACATCGCCGTCGGTCACGACCACGACGTTGCGCACCTGCGGATCGTCGGCCAAATGGCGCAGCGCCGGCGACAAGTCGCTGCCGCCGTAACCGGCAATCTCATGCTGCACCAGCTCCGCAGGCACAAGCCACTCGTCCGCCGTGACTTCCGTGTCGCACTGCACCATGCGCACTTGATCGAGGCCCTGGGCGTCGCAAAACTCCGCAAGCGCACCTAGGGCGCGCGGGATCTCGTCGCTCATCGAACCGCTGGTGTCGAGCACGATGTTCAGCAGCCAGCTGTCGCGCCGGCGCCCCGGCAGAACAACGTCCTGGCGCTCGGCGCTGCGCCGCGACGGCCGGGCAAAAGTCCGTTCTCCGGCCGTGGCGGACTCCAGCCAGCGCTGCAGCGCCATCTGCCAAGGCGCGCGATAGATACCGCGCAGCGCCGCCACCATCTGCCGGCTCGCTCCGGCGTCGGTGCCGTGCACTCCTTTGAGCGCGCCCATCAGCTTGGCGAGCGCAAGAGCCTTGCCCGCCGCCGCTTTGACCGCTTCCCCATGCGTCCTTTGATCGGCGACGTCCGCTGGAAAGAGCTCGCGCTCGCGCGTCGTGTCGAGCACGTCGCCGGACTCGCCGCCGCCTGGCTCGGCACGGGAGCGGCCAAAAAGTCGCCGCACGGAGATCGCCGCCCCCTGCCAAACTTGCGTTCGGGTTTGTTGCTGCGCGCGGGCTCGGCGCATTTCCAGAACGATTTGTTCGGCGGATTTGTCACGCGCCCCGCGCATCTCGAGACCGCCCGCCGGAATGGTTTGCATGCCCAGCTCGCGGCGCAGAATATCGTTGATAATGTAGTCGTGCGCGTAGTTGAACTCGAGGCGGCTGCTGCCCTTGGCGCGATCGTGGGTGCGCAGGGCGAGATGCAGCATCTCATGGGCCAGCACGAAAATAAGCTCGCTGTCGTTCAGGCGCTCGACAAACTGCGGATTGGCCACCAGCCGGCCGGAGGCGAAGACGCCCATGGTCGGCACGCGCTCATCAAGCGCAATGCGGGTCGCGGCGGCGAGGCCAGAAAGGTACGGGAACGGCGCCGTTAGCAGACGCAAGCCTTTGTTGAGGCGCGCCAGCTGTGCCGCATCGGGCGATGTTTGCGATGTGCGTGCTGCGTCCAATGGCTGCGTGCGCTATCCTTGGCGGGAAATCTACAGCCGCGCTACTTGTTTCAGCAGGTCGAACATCGCCGGGTCTGCGCCCAGGGCCGACCAGCGGTCGACCATGTCCGCCACCAGGGAAAGCTGGTGCTCCGCCGGCAGGCTGCGCAGAAAGCGGTTGACTCTGCGTGGCTTAACATCGACGAGCTTATTGTCGCGCACTTGCTGGCGAATGCAGTTCAAGACAAACCAGCGCGCGGCGTCACTCTTCGGTAGCAGCGCAGCGTCTTCGATATAGCGCTGCAGCGGCAGCAGCGCGGCGATCGACTCTTCCGCCAAAGCGCAAAAAACCGCGGCGTCTTCGGCGGACAGTTTACCGAAGGCGAGCACGCGGCGCATTTCTTTGGTCAAGATACCGCTGCGCTCGGCCATGTCGAGCGACTGCGAGAGCAACGCCCAAGCCCGCGGCGTCGAGAACGGCACGGGTTCCGCGGGCACGGCGCGCATGAGCGCGTCGGGCACCGTTTGAATGAAACCGCAAATCTCTTTGCGCACGCCGTGGGCCTTGGCCCAGGACAACCATTCGCCGGCATCGACTTTGATATTTAAGAGGGTCACGCGGTTGACCAATGCGGAGCTGAGCGAGCGCACCAGCGCGCGGTCTTGCACCCGGTTGCCGGCGGCCACCACCCATGTGCCCTTGGGCAGCTTATATTCGCCGATGCGCCGTTCGAGTAGCAACGAGTAAAACGCCTTTTGCACATCGGGAGCGCAGGCGGGCAGCTCATCGAGAAACAAACAAAAAGGCTCAGGGTGTTCCGGCAGCAACAGACGCGGCGGGCAGAAGACTGACCGCTCGCCGACAATGCGCGGCACACCGCTGACATCTTCGGGCGCGATCTGCGTGCCCAAGAGCGAGCGGCACGGTAGCTTCATTTCCTTCGCCGCTTCGTAGACCATTTCCGATTTGCCGACCCCAGGCGGCGAGAGCAACAAGAAACTTTGCTCTTGGGCCATGCATTGGATGAGCTTTTTAGCTTGCCTGAGAGTGATGGTCTCTTCAAGCGGACCGGCCTGCACATTCATCAAGTTCAACTCCGGCACACAGAATCGGAAATTTGAGGTCTTGCTGAATTGGACGCAGCGACGGCGGCTTTCTTCAAAATTGCGAAGAAGTCAAAACAGCAACGCAAAAAGGCGGGTCAAAACCCGCCTTTTTCAACTGACGCTGCGTTTTTTGAAATGGCTGGAGAACTCGGGGAGTTGTTTTATTGGCGATGGCGGATCAGGAGAGACCGAGCAGCTCCATAATCTTCAATTGATCGAAGCCGACCACCGATTGGCCATCGATGATGGTCACCGGCGTGCTTTGAAATCCCTGATCGATTAATTCTTTCATCGCCGCTTTGTCGGCGCGGACATTTTTCTCAACGAACTCAACGCCCTTTTGAGATAGAAACTCTACCTCTTTGTGGCACGGCCCTCAGCCGGGTTGGGTATATACGACGACGCTCTTAGCCATGATCTTCTAACCTCCGTGGCATTTTCAAAGTCGCTCGATCCTAGCATTTTCGTGGCAGGAGAGAAACCCGCCACACCCGCCGCTTCTCCTTGGCAGAGAACCGCAGCGATGGCGGTTCACACTCCATTCACAGTGAGCTTCAAAAGAAACTACCGATTTGTTAGCTTTGAAACCGCTATGAACTCTCCCTCCCCCGCGCTGCAGAAAAGAGCGGCCGTCGGTTTGATGGCGGCTTGCCTCGTTCTACTGCTGCACTTTTCTGGGTGGACTTTCGATCTCTCGGGCCCGAGCGATGTGGCGGCGCTCAAAGCGCACGTCAGCTACCTCGCATCCCCAGAACTGACCGGGCGCGGTGTCGACACCCCGGGCATCAAGCTGGCGCGCGACTACATCGCTCGCGAATTTTCCCGCTACGGCCTTGAGCCCGGCGGTGACGGCGGGAGCTTTCTGCAAAGCTTTGAGCTTACCACCGGAGTTACCGTGAAGGAGCCCACGGCCTTGGCCCTCGACAGCGGCAAACCGCTCGCGCTCAACCAAGACTGGGCGCCCATCGGCCTTTCGGCCTCCGGCACCATCGGCGGCGAATTGGTTTTCGCCGGCTACGGCATCACCACCAAGGATTACCCGTATGACGACTACGCCGGCATCGATGCCAAAGGCAAAATCGTCGTGGTGTTGCGCTATGAGCCGCCGCCCAAGGACGACAAGAGTCCCTTTCGCAAGGCGCCGCAATATTCCAACTATGCCACGCTGCGCGCCAAGGCCGACAACGCCAGTGCCCATGGCGCGCTGGGGCTGATCCTAGTCGACGCCGCGCCGCGCCCGGGGGCGCGCGAGCTGGTCTCCACCCGCAACAGCTACGCTCGCGGCGACAACAAAGTCGTCGCGCTGCAAGTCAAGGGTGCCGTCCTTGAACCCTGGTTAAAAGCTCAAGGCTTTTCTTTGGCGGAAGCGAAACAAGCCATCGACCGCGACGAAAAACCGGCATCGAAAGTCCTGTCCGGGGTGAGCGTCACGGCGACCGTCACTTTGGCGCAGCAGCGCCAGCAAGCTGAAAATGTCATTGCCGTGCTTCCCGGCGCCGATCCCAAGCTCAAAAACGAAGCCATCGTCATCGGCGCGCACTACGATCACTTGGGCTATGGTTATTTTGGAACGCGCGATGCCAGCACCGAAGGGCAGATCCATCATGGTGCCGACGACAACGCCTCCGGCACTGCCGTGCTCATGCAGGTGGCCCAACAGATGGCCAAGATGGCCCCCAAGCCCGCCCGCACCATCGTATTCGCCGCCTTTTCTGGTGAGGAGCTGGAACTTTTGGGATCGCGCCATTATGTAAATTTTCCCACAGTGCGGCTATCGGCCACCAAAGCAATGCTCAACATGGACATGGTCGGTAGGCTGCGCGATGACAAGATGACCGTTTTCGGCACCCGCTCGGGGCGGGAGCTCAGCGCCATGGTATTGGCTGAAGCCGCGCTGCGCGGCCTGCAAGTGACCGAGTCCGACGGCGTCGGCCGCAGCGATCACATGTCCTTCTACAATAGGAAGATCCCGGCACTGCACTTTTTCACCGGCTCCCATCCCGACTATCACAGACCTAGCGACACCGCTGGGAAGATCAATATCGATGGCATGGCCAGAGTGGCAAGCCTAGTGGCCGCCGTCGCGCAGCGACTGGCCGACCACCGCGAGGGTTATCAATTCGTCAGCCTGCCGTCGCGACCACCTACCACTGAGGGCGAAAGTTCGAGTGGTTACGGCGCCTATCTCGGTAGCATCCCAGATTTTGCTGAAACCGGGACCGGGGTGAAATTGGCCGGTGTCACGGCGGGCAGCCCGGCGGAGCTGGCCGGACTGCGCGAGGGTGATGTGATCGTCGAATTCGCCAACAGCAAGGTGACCGATCTAGAGGAACTAGCAAAGCTCCTCGGCAGCAAAAAACCGGGCGAAGAGGTCAGTGTCGTGGTCCAGCGCGATGGCGCGGCGATCAGCCTGAAAGTCACCCTGCGCTCGCGCGGATAGCCGATTTTCTTGGGCCAAATGCAAATTTCGGCCCTTAATCCTACAAAAACCTCTCGCAGCGCCGTAACCCTTGTGTTAAGATAACTTCCAAATCAAGGAGGATGCGGCTGATGATCAAGTTATACACCTTTCCGCCATCGACCAACTCCCGCAAAGTGCGGATCGCGCTGTTGGAAAAGGGGTTGGAGTTCGAAAGGGTGAATGTCGATCTTACCAAGCGCGAGCAGAAGAACCCGGAATATTTGAAAATTCATCCCTTTGGCCAGGTGCCGGCTTTAGACGACGAAGGTTTCGTGCTCTACGATTCGACGATCATCAACGAATATCTCGCCGACGAATACCCCTACCCGCCTTTGATGCCAAAGGATTCTGAGGGCCGCGCCCGGGCGCGTATGATGGAGGACTTCCGCGACAGCCGCTTCAATCCAGCTTTCGTCAAGATCATCCAGGAGATGCGCAAGCCGGAAGGCGAGCGGGACGCGAACAACGTCACAGCCGCCAAAAACGAAATCGCCGCCTGTTTCGACCGCATCGAAAAGGAATTGGAAGGCAAAGAATATCTGGTTGGCACCTTCAGCCTGGCGGATATTGCTTTTATGGCCAACATCGAGCTGCTCGACCGTTTCCAAGTGCCGGTGGACGCCAAGTACAAAAACACCATCGCCTGGATCGCGCATTTAAAAGCGCGGCCTAGTTTCGCCGCTTCCGCCACTTGATGCCCGTGAATGCCAACTAGCCTCGTCCTCGCCTGGCTCGTCCACCTCTATACCGCCCTCGGCGCCGTAGTCGCTTTCGCGGCCATAATTCAAATCGAACAGCGGCTCTTCGTCGGAGCGCTCTGGCTCATGCTCCTGGCGGTGGTCATCGATGCCACCGATGGCGCACTGGCGCGCACCGCGCGCGTAAAAGACCACATTCCATGGTTTGATGGTGCGCTCTTGGACAACATCGTCGATTACACGACCTACGTTCTTGTGCCGGTCTATTTCATCTACCGCGCCGAGCTGCTGCCACCGCAAGATGGCTGGTGGCTCGCGCCGCTGCCGCTGTTAGCCAGCGCCTACGGCTTTTGTCAGAAAGAAGCGAAGACCAGCGACCACTTCTTCCAAGGTTTTCCGTCCTATTGGAACGTTGTCGCGTTCTACTGCTACGCTTTCAAAACACCGCCGTGGATCAGCGGTTTTGCTATCATTGCGCTTTCGATTTCGGTGTTTGTACCGATTCGCTACCTTTACCCCAGCCGCAGTCCGACCCAGCGCAGCCTGGTGAACACGTTGGGAATGCTCTGGGCGGTGCTGTTGGCGATTATTCTACACCAGCTGCCGGAGCCTTCGCACATCTTGTTGATTGCCTCGCTGCTCTTTCCAGCCTACTATACAGCGTTGTCGCTTTGGCTCGAATGGCACCGGGCAGTGGATTAGGAGGTTTCTGTGCGATCGAGGATTGATCGAGGCGTATACTTTGCGTTTGCCGGCTTATTGACCGCGCTGCTACAAGCGCAGCTGGCCTTGGGCGCGCAAGCCAACGGCGCTCCCAAATACATCTTTCTCTTTCTTGCCGACGGCGCCGGCGTTCCGCACATGGAAATCGCTCGGCAGTACAATCGAGTCGTGCACAATGAAGGGCTCACCATCAGCGATAAGATCATCAAGCAAGGCAGCTTGGGGCTCATGACGACCCATGCCGCCGATTCGTTATCGACCGATTCGGCGGCTGCCGCCACGGCCCTGGCTGGCGGCTGCAAAGCCAACATCGGCGCGCTGGGCGTGTGTGCCGATGGCTCCCCAGCCGTGTCGGCGATGGAAATCGCTCGGCAAAAAGGCATGCGCCTAGGGCTGATCACCAATTCTACGATCTACGATGCCAGCCCCGCGGCTTTTGTCTGCCACGTGCCGAGCCGGCGCGATTACGCGGCGATTCTTAATCGCTATTTGGATTTGGAGCCACACTTGTTGTTAGGCGGCGGGCGCGATCAGTTTATCCCGAAGAGCCGCGGTGGCCGGCGCGGCGACGAAGTCGACATGATCGCCGAGTTCACCAGGAAGGGCTACACCCATGTTTCCGACAAAGCCGGCTTGGAGCAGGCGAAGCGGAGCAAAGTGCTTGGCCTTTTTAGCAACGGCGATATGAGCTTCGAAATCGACCGCGACCCCAAAAAAGAACCGTCAGTTTATGACATGACCCGCGCCGCGATTCGGCTTTTGCACGACGATAACCCCAACGGCTTCTTCGCTTTCATCGAGAGCGAAAACACCGACACCGCCTCGCACTTGACCGATATTGCCGCCATGGTGCGCGACTACCGTGAGTTCGATCGCGCCGTCGGCTTGGCCTTTGAATTTTACCAAAAGTATCCCAAAGAAACCTTGATCATCGTCACTTCCGACCATGAGACCGGCGGACTGGGATTGACCCTTGGCCTGAAGGATTTGAGCTCGACGCGCGGCAGCAATCAGGTGGCCGGCACCTTCGATGACCTAAAAAAAATCGCCTCGATTCCGATCTCGCTGCGGCGCGCCGCGGAAATTTTGGGGCCGAAACCTACATCGGAAGCGATCGATCAGTTGATGCAATACCATTTCAAGGGTTTCGTGCTCGCGCCGGATATTAAAGAAGCGCTGCTCGCGCGCAAGCCGCTGTCGCGCACGGTTTTTCTCGACCCGACCACCACGGCGCTCGGCATGATGGTCGCCAACAACACCCAGGTCTACTGGCAAACCACTGCGCACACCAACCACCCGGTGTTCGTCGCTGCCATCGGTCCCGGCTCGGAGCGGTTCAAGGGCTACTACGACAACGCCGATTTCGGCAAGCGCCTGAAAGAGCTTGTCGGCGGCGTGAAAGCGGCGCAGCCGCCATTGGTCTCGGTGCCGAAGCAGCATTAAACTATGCCTCTGAACCCATCCCCGCCCTGAGCAGATTCTCCACGCAAATGGTGGCCGCTTCGCCGCCGCTCTCGATCTACCTGGCACGAGCATTTTCCAGATGCGCGCCCACGCCATACTTCAGGCCCGCGGCGAGGTGGTTGCGGTGACCGAGGATCATTGTGTGGCGGCGGCCGAAGCCTGTGCCATTCACGACCACGACAGCCGCTCGATCGCCGCCTTTCGCAGCAAGCGAACAGGCATCGCCGAACGAACTTTGCGCATAGCGGTCGCGTTGACGGCCATGACACCGCTGCTGGTACCCTACGTGCATTGAAATCCGCAAACAGCCAGTATGCGACCGGCCTACCTCAGCAGAGATTCAGTCCGCCTATCCCGCCAACAACCCACCGATGGGCTGGTGCGCGACCGGTATCATCATTGGCATCATGAAACCTCCTGCTTTTGACGCAGCCATCTCGACCGGACGATACTGATTTCACTTGGGCGAAACTCACCGAGGCACCAGTACGCGGCCAAGGCAACCACGGCTAACACGATCATCTTGGCGAAACCCAGCACGCCCGCGACCGGCCAAAAAACCGCACCGCTACCGACGATCAGCGTGACCACGAGACTGCGTATCATCGAGCCCAGCGGCGGCGCCACTTGCCAGAGTCGATGCGTGCTGGTAATCGCAGCGATGGCTCCGGTTAGCGCCACTAACACAGTCACCCAAGCCGCGCCTCTTTGACCCCAATGCGGAATCAGCAGCAAATGCCCGGCACAGGCGAGCGGCACGAGCGGACCAGCGAATACCACGGTCCGAGCTGGGCGCCCGTGCGCCGTCATGATCGTCAAAGCCATGATCAACAACGTGTTGGCGACCGCGCCGAAAATTAGCAGCGCCAGCAAAGCTGCGGCTGGTTTGAACGCGGCACCGAAAACCAGCGGGACGATTTCGTTAGCCGTCCCGGCAACGATGGCGGCCACCGGCAAAAGCCAGAGCGTCACCCGCAGCGCATCACTGGCGCTCTCGCGCGCCTTTGCGATTTGCCCGTCGGCCAGCAACCGACTCAGGCTGGCCAACAGCAACGACGAAAAGGTCCAGCCAAATAGCGCGGGAAGCAGCGCCAGATTCTGCGCGGCATTATAGATACCGGCCTGTGCCGGCGTGCCGCCGAGCCGCTTCAGAAAGAACAGGTCCACACTTGTGTAGGCCATGATACAGATCGACGAAAGCAGCAGCAGCCCACCATAGCGTTGTATCTTCATCGACTCGCGCCAGTGGCTGAAGATCCTCAGTGGGCCGAGATAGTAGCGGCAGATCGCCAGCTCGACGATGGAAGCGCCGATCATGCCCAACAGAGCTCCAGTGATGGCGAAGCCGGCCTCAATCAACAAAACGATCAGAAGAAGTCGGGCCAGCCAACGGCTGGCCCGAGCGATCGCGCTGCCGCGGTAGTTGGCGATTCCCAGTAACACGCCGCGGTAGGCGAAGCCTGCTGCGACAATCGGGATATCGAGCGCCGCCACATAAAGATACGCGGCCAACTCCGTTTCGCCGAGAAATCGGCTGATCGGCGCCGCCGCGAGCCAGACGACGATCATCGCCGCGCAGCCGATCAAAATACTGCCGCGAACGATGGCGGCCGCCAGTCCGTTCCACTGATCGGTTTCGCCGACAAACTTGATCGTCGCTTTGCTAAAAAACGAGTTAAGAGCGCTCTCAATCCAGATTATGACTGTGAGTACGAGCGCGAGCAGTCCGTAGCCATGAGGACCCAGCCGGCGCGTGAGAAAGGCTGAGGTGATCAGCGCCGTTAGAGGGAAAAGCGCCTCGGCCAAGAGATTGCGAACCGTTCCACCGATCAGGCGCCGCCCTGCGGCTGTGCTCAGGAGACTCACTCTGTTGGCCTTTTTGGTATCCGTCCGTTTCGTAGCATCATTGCGGTGCGCCACTTGCCTCTGGTCGAGCTCATCGAAAGATTGTACGAGACTTATTTGCCCAGCCAACGCTGCCAAAAAAACCCGGCCGCGTTGGCGACTTGCGTGGCGCCGAGCAATACAGCCAGCCATACAGCCGCCGCGCCCCTGTGGCTCGTGAACGGGTAGCGCAGAATATTGAGATAAAATGACAGCGGTTCGATCTTAACTTTGCCCTGCCCCCGCTGGGCGCGGGCGCAATGATAGGTCCATGCACCGCGCCCATAGTTAAAATGCTGTCGGCAAAATCTCGCGAGCGTCAGCCTATGCCCATGGCTTACGATCGCTTCCGGCACATACGCCAGCCGATAGCCAGCTAACAATAAGCGATCACAGAAATCTCGATCCTCCGCCGCGGCCCGCCTGTAGCCGGTTTGAAAACCGCCAAGCTTCTCAAACAACTTCGCCGGTAGCGCCAGGTTATTGGAAGCCACGAAGCGCGCCTCGTCACGATTGCGATTGTAGTAAGTATACAAATAGGAAATCAGCAGTTGGCTAGCGGTTGCGTAGGCGTTGTTCGGCAGCGAATTCAGCGTGCGCCCGCCGATGGCACGCTCGGGATCGGCGATAAGATGATTGGCAATCACCCTCAGCCAATCGGGTGCAGGCCGGCAGTCATCATCGATGAACGCAAGAAACTCCGCGCCGGCGCTGGCCGCTCCCAGGTTGCGCGCACTCGCCGGGCCGGCGTTCTTTTGCCGCAATAGCTTCAGGGAAATCTGGGAGGCGTATCTTGCAACCAGCTCGTCGAGCAACTCCGCGCTGCCGTCATCGACCACGACAACTTCAAAACGATCGTGCGGATAGTCCAAGTGCGAAAGCGCCTCCAAACACGCCGAGAGTTCTTCGGGCCGCTCATGGGTCGGAACAACGATGGCAAAACTGGGCAAACTG
This region of Deltaproteobacteria bacterium genomic DNA includes:
- a CDS encoding glutathione S-transferase family protein, producing MRLMIKLYTFPPSTNSRKVRIALLEKGLEFERVNVDLTKREQKNPEYLKIHPFGQVPALDDEGFVLYDSTIINEYLADEYPYPPLMPKDSEGRARARMMEDFRDSRFNPAFVKIIQEMRKPEGERDANNVTAAKNEIAACFDRIEKELEGKEYLVGTFSLADIAFMANIELLDRFQVPVDAKYKNTIAWIAHLKARPSFAASAT
- a CDS encoding M28 family peptidase; this encodes MAVHTPFTVSFKRNYRFVSFETAMNSPSPALQKRAAVGLMAACLVLLLHFSGWTFDLSGPSDVAALKAHVSYLASPELTGRGVDTPGIKLARDYIAREFSRYGLEPGGDGGSFLQSFELTTGVTVKEPTALALDSGKPLALNQDWAPIGLSASGTIGGELVFAGYGITTKDYPYDDYAGIDAKGKIVVVLRYEPPPKDDKSPFRKAPQYSNYATLRAKADNASAHGALGLILVDAAPRPGARELVSTRNSYARGDNKVVALQVKGAVLEPWLKAQGFSLAEAKQAIDRDEKPASKVLSGVSVTATVTLAQQRQQAENVIAVLPGADPKLKNEAIVIGAHYDHLGYGYFGTRDASTEGQIHHGADDNASGTAVLMQVAQQMAKMAPKPARTIVFAAFSGEELELLGSRHYVNFPTVRLSATKAMLNMDMVGRLRDDKMTVFGTRSGRELSAMVLAEAALRGLQVTESDGVGRSDHMSFYNRKIPALHFFTGSHPDYHRPSDTAGKINIDGMARVASLVAAVAQRLADHREGYQFVSLPSRPPTTEGESSSGYGAYLGSIPDFAETGTGVKLAGVTAGSPAELAGLREGDVIVEFANSKVTDLEELAKLLGSKKPGEEVSVVVQRDGAAISLKVTLRSRG
- a CDS encoding AAA family ATPase gives rise to the protein MNVQAGPLEETITLRQAKKLIQCMAQEQSFLLLSPPGVGKSEMVYEAAKEMKLPCRSLLGTQIAPEDVSGVPRIVGERSVFCPPRLLLPEHPEPFCLFLDELPACAPDVQKAFYSLLLERRIGEYKLPKGTWVVAAGNRVQDRALVRSLSSALVNRVTLLNIKVDAGEWLSWAKAHGVRKEICGFIQTVPDALMRAVPAEPVPFSTPRAWALLSQSLDMAERSGILTKEMRRVLAFGKLSAEDAAVFCALAEESIAALLPLQRYIEDAALLPKSDAARWFVLNCIRQQVRDNKLVDVKPRRVNRFLRSLPAEHQLSLVADMVDRWSALGADPAMFDLLKQVARL
- a CDS encoding ABC transporter substrate-binding protein encodes the protein MDVLSTTGYNRRPPHLVAEYKGFFAKENLEVRFHETTYAPDHNKGMAEGKWDFTLSSADTMIARTTTDGVDYTLFMQAEEGLSAYLIGQPGYDSIEKVRGKLLAGDPGDSNLDLIRKKILRTHGMDDNQYQIEIIGSSPVRLQAFLERRVVAAMLTPPASDKALAAGGILLADAINYVPGWPLTCGWTLRPWLKEHRELVVRFIRAWAAATDWLLKGENREETLNLSMEKEGLNRKAAEIAYSKVVPRARINPVAISVVIELRKEMGVYKPPCEPPERFFDESYWREAVAGL
- a CDS encoding CDP-diacylglycerol O-phosphatidyltransferase, which gives rise to MPTSLVLAWLVHLYTALGAVVAFAAIIQIEQRLFVGALWLMLLAVVIDATDGALARTARVKDHIPWFDGALLDNIVDYTTYVLVPVYFIYRAELLPPQDGWWLAPLPLLASAYGFCQKEAKTSDHFFQGFPSYWNVVAFYCYAFKTPPWISGFAIIALSISVFVPIRYLYPSRSPTQRSLVNTLGMLWAVLLAIILHQLPEPSHILLIASLLFPAYYTALSLWLEWHRAVD
- a CDS encoding glutaredoxin family protein; the protein is MAKSVVVYTQPGUGPCHKEVEFLSQKGVEFVEKNVRADKAAMKELIDQGFQSTPVTIIDGQSVVGFDQLKIMELLGLS
- a CDS encoding SDR family oxidoreductase, with the translated sequence MTLKDKVAIITGGGRGIGKAIAAHYAREGATLALCARTSAELDQTVKALRGANTEVEGWVCDVSLEEPVKEFVANAHKRFGRIDVLVNNAGVMTRPAPMIEMDVKKFDYTIAVNVRGPFLMTQQVLPIMIKQRSGSIINVSSMIGRGAYANFLAYATSKWGLEGFTLTLAAEARSANIRVNSVEPGYVATKLTGYNGSKPESVTDVFVYLASDESKGVTGKQLSSSGWKSQVK
- a CDS encoding teichoic acid transporter; amino-acid sequence: MAGCIARRHASRQRGRVFLAALAGQISLVQSFDELDQRQVAHRNDATKRTDTKKANRVSLLSTAAGRRLIGGTVRNLLAEALFPLTALITSAFLTRRLGPHGYGLLALVLTVIIWIESALNSFFSKATIKFVGETDQWNGLAAAIVRGSILIGCAAMIVVWLAAAPISRFLGETELAAYLYVAALDIPIVAAGFAYRGVLLGIANYRGSAIARASRWLARLLLIVLLIEAGFAITGALLGMIGASIVELAICRYYLGPLRIFSHWRESMKIQRYGGLLLLSSICIMAYTSVDLFFLKRLGGTPAQAGIYNAAQNLALLPALFGWTFSSLLLASLSRLLADGQIAKARESASDALRVTLWLLPVAAIVAGTANEIVPLVFGAAFKPAAALLALLIFGAVANTLLIMALTIMTAHGRPARTVVFAGPLVPLACAGHLLLIPHWGQRGAAWVTVLVALTGAIAAITSTHRLWQVAPPLGSMIRSLVVTLIVGSGAVFWPVAGVLGFAKMIVLAVVALAAYWCLGEFRPSEISIVRSRWLRQKQEVS